tagaaagcaattcttgccaataatttcatttcatggcaAGTGATTTatctctgctatgtcaggtaattctcatatcttagattttcttcccctttctaaggatatcatccaaatgatttgaaggctaaaatggatgactaattctcagtccttcacttttttctcctcactttccttccaagtatttaaattaaaccaaatagtgcatgataaatacacacaggagtaaatggtaacaagctaattggagaaatgctggtcccttttgtcatttgcatactattgctaattaggaacaattaaaaaccaagaatacagctgtttaagactaaaataagcattcaaaatcttaacgagcgagacaactaaagtgaagcagaagtgaagcagaagtgttacttgagcaaaaagtgcttcttattaagcaactgggttggaacaaaaacctacagccactgcggccctccaggaccgtgattgaggactccTGCCTTAGATGGTAACATCATCTGTGAGAAAGCACGAAAAATTGCACCAGCAGtttgctacaggagacaatgtagcaacttcccatcacaatgttcctgaaacctataaagaaaagccagcatgaaaccgcaccagaagaagacccgtccaaTGATACGACCCCTCCTGAAGAGGAGGCGCCAcctgaggagttttaaatcctctgcatcgtactgtacagctacttcatcatcatcatcaatatcattcatcattgctgagtaccgtacattttactgtattttaagtaAATGAAATCATGTGTTtactttaaactataaaaaaaggcatttaaaaggaattttttaaccacatccagaagtcgcggtttttcacaatttgcgggtgctctaggaacgtaaccccggCGAATTTTAGGGGTGTACTGTAAATCCTTTGTACGTTCGATAATCACTACATGTGGCTTGGCTCATTAGTGTACATGTTAGTAGAATAGTTTAGAGGTAACTGTATATTCTGTGCATATTCATATGTTAAACAAGATCCATCCATCTGATTTGGACTGTCTGGCTGATTTACTTTTACTCAACTGAAATGAATGTCCTTTTTGTCGACTAAAACCAGACTAAaaactaacaataattaaatgactaaaatgcaatttagttGTAAGACTACaactaaaactaaatcaaaaagTCTTGTCAAGTTAACATTGTTCCAAACGCAGTGTACACATTTGTCTCCATGCAGGTACTTCTCCTGTGAGTCTTGCCAAAACAATATTTAGAGAGTTATGGCTAAGTATGAAAAACAACCCTTTATCCTATTGCATTTTTACATACTTGGGTATTCTGAAGTACATAATAAGTTTGATCTGTGCCAACTTTAGATGCAGAGGACACAGTTAGGCAACATAAGAGAAGAGATTTTGTGAATTACGAAGTTgacagaatggagctgccaggccTTCACTTGGCACTCAACAGTAAGACAACACAGATGGTTAAAAACAAACCTCTtccttcccctttttttttttttaaaaaagtcctAATTCAAAATATGGTGTCTGTTAAAAAAATAGGAATATGTAACTGGTGACATCTCATTTAGCAGAAAtgacttcaaaaatgttttgtatgcctGTTGATCAACTATGAATTCAATATCTTTGCCCAGCCCACGGATGCCATAACATGTCAATTAGGTCGGCTCCTTGCCCATTCCAAAGCATATCATTTCTTCTGCTGATCTTCTCCATATTTACTTGTGTTAGAATTGTTGCAGTTCTGTCTGTGAAACATCTCCTCAATGACACATGCTGATACACTTTAGCCATTCTAAGCTGCCCATATATAAACTATTCTAAACCCCGCCACCATGCTTGTTTTGTTGGGGTTTTTCTACTTTAATCTCATTCATCTAATATCCTACTGGATCATCCACATGGTATGATGGGTGACAATATTTTTTGAAGAGAGCAGAGGTTTCCTCTTGGCAGCCGGCCATTCATTTGACTGGTTTAGAAATCCTCTTATGTGAACTTAGACAATGGGATTAACCAATGTACATCAATGTGCAGTTCAATTTGACTTTTTCTTGCACTCATCAATATAATCGAGTGTTACCAaatgagatgacttttgcttagAAAGCTGAAGAAGCAAAAAGGAAACCACTGACTAAGGGAAAAACAACATGTGCAGCAACAACTTTTTCTCCACATGAATTGGGGCATGGTTGAATGGAAGAAAAATAGTAGCCGTAAGTTTTTACTCACAGAGGGAGACGGATAAAGTACCTTCTTTATGTCCTTATTCTTTTTGACTGTCCAAAGCCCATCGGACAGCTTGTCAAAATACTTCCTTGCTTTAGGGGCCTGATCGAGCATGTGAGATGGTGGAACTCCCAAAACTTCTACTATTTTATTCATCTGATCAACCTGTGCAGTtagaaatttgaaaaagaaaaagttaaacaaaCAAGTGAATAAAACAAGTTCAGACTGTGTCTGCAGTGGCAGACAGTGATGAATAAGCAGAGCATCCTAGAAGTCATTTCTCATAACCGTTACATACTTAGAGAATACAAAACCAGTTCCTCAACACCAAGATCTTCAATTAATGTGGATATGGTTGTCGGTGATGAAAGGAGctacacatcaaattatttttgtatgaaggcagtcattttttaacctgcttattaCTGAAGAGTGTAACaagggggtgctggagcccatcccggctaacacagggcacaaggctggaacaatcccgtggacaggatgccagtccatcgcagggtgaatacacacacacacaccagccacacactcaggccaatttagaatttccaattcacctaacctttggactgtgggaggaaactcaagcagacacaaggagaacatgcaaactccacgcagggaagaccagGACATTAAccgaggtctccttactgcaaggaaacaacaacaacatttatttagagaacacattttcatacaaataatgtagctcaaatttCTTACCACTGTGTCATGTTTTCATTAGTTCAGAAAGCAGCACTGCCACAATGCTTCATTGCACTAACAGCATCAAACCGTACCTCATTTGAGCCACTGAAGAGGGGCTCTCCTGTGTGCATTTCCACCAAGATACAGCCAAGGGACCACATGTCAATTGCCAGGTCATATGGCATTCCCAGGAGCACCTCCGGAGAGCGATAAAATCTGCTTTGGATGTATTGATAgatctaaaaatacaaataagctaataatttattcttttaaaaatttctttatttactgagtataaaatgttaaagaaaacaaCAGGAATTTGATAGATAGACAAGAAAACAAGCAATATCAGTTAACTAAACCTGTGTGATAAACAAATGTTCTGCTTCTActtagttttacaataaaaatgaattaattcttAAGACATACTTTGCTCTTACAAACATTCAAACTAGATACGACACCGAATCTTACAAGTGACTTTTACAGATGACATGAACCATTCTGCTGACTCTGCACAACTAGGACACGCATTACCAGATTTGTGCTGCTATTCAGgatggtttttaaaaaattctttaagTCGTTTGCAAACCGAGtatctttatttgaaaagcaGGCCGCCACagccacacttttattttagtgttttgtatCCTGTTCCTTTTCACTTGTGTacatgacattaaaaactgtattcgaTATAAGGCATATTCTTTTAATaaccattattaattttattttaatttataaatcatCAGTTTGgcatgtaaacattgaacataccatgtaaaaatataaagatgtaatgggaacaataagcttcTACGTCGCCATCGTGCTCCTGGTGAAACATTTAAAGTTATGTTCTTTGAGAACTGAGTATTTTGGTCTAAATGTCACAAAACGCAGCACCAGTTATGCCATCTACCTTAGCAATactaaatataaattaaagacaATAAGACTTTACCTGGTAGGGAGGCCATTAAAATGACAGTCATATGGGACATTCCGACAGAAAGGTATAATGTACCCTTTTCCAGCTAGAGTGCGGATGGACAGGGTGGGTGGAGAGGCATCTTGACATGAATGCCTAGCACTTTCTTTCCCAGTCGAGGAGCTGAAACAAGTGAGGGACCGTGGAAGACTGCCTACCATGGTCTTAAGGTCCCCTAGTAGACTGGGAGGCAGCGGCCTACTTGGCAAGCCCGTTTAAGCACCTGTGGGGCAGCATGGGAAATGTTCCCTTGGTGCTTGCCAATGCTGATGTGGGAAGTGCTTCCCAGAGACAACATTTTGGCACTTCTAGGTCTGGTGATTCATCCTCCCATGCAACTGATGGCTAATAGGGGGAGGGATGTGGCAGAAGACATTTGATGTCAAAGGTTctgcacaactttttttttttccatttaaataaaaacaatgcactcaGGCTTCAGGTGGGTGTTGATGCACAAGGTAGCATGGACAAGTGGCCTAGGGGTAGTGAATGGGAGGAGGCTGCATTCACATGCGGACACTCGCAGTTCAGCCGATTTCCTCATTAGTGCTCTGGGGGTCGTAATTAAGGCACCTGCGCCCACTAAAGTATAAAAGAGCCCGAGCAGGAAAGACAAGAAATGAGAGAGCTCAAGAGACTGGACAACAGAATGATATGTCTGGAGGTTACATGGAAagtaaagaaaagacaaagaagtagGATCATGGCTGAGCCAGTGGGACAGTGTGGAGGCAAGCAATGGGCAAGTGGCCACGAGTGGAGGACGTGGAGGGCGCTCACGGGGCTGGGTCACTCCTGTTGTGCACCTAAAGGGCATGAACGACCAACTAAGTGACCCTGCTGAATGCTGTGGGATGGCAATGGAAGAAGGAGGCAAGGCTTGCGGGGTCCCCTGACAAATGCCCTGGGTTGGTGATGGGGACACAAGCCAGACTGAAGGGTGACTGTGCTTGCTGGTGGACACTTGCCCTTGCTGAAAAGCCTAAAAGGGTGAGCAGAGGAGATGTTGATTTTAGGAGGAGGCACCAAAGCTTGTAATGGTTTTAAAGAACAGATCCTCACAGTGATGTTAACCCGGTTTCTACTAGTGGATAATTTACtcgtttgttgtgttttttaaccTCCATGGACCACGGTTTTATGgataaatgatttgttttaagGCTCTTGCACTGTACTGTGTTTGGACCAATGCATCTCGGCGTTTTCTCGGCTTGCCAAATCCATCTCAATTTTTGTCAATAGATGTTGCAAGTTCAAGAAGGTGATGCCAGCTGTGGGAACCTGAGCATCAGATGCCTCTGAATAGATCATTTATCctcctgtaatttttttttctcttttattgcaCTTTAAAAAGTGATCCTTTTTGGGAAGCAAAACACTAATTCTGACATACAAGAACATTTGGGATATCAGTCTAGGCTGTGCTAAAAGTTGTAAGGGGCAAAACAAGTACACGCCTAGCATTAGCTACTGAAAAGGCCATCTAAAGGAAAGGACAAACTTGAATGATTTGACTGGATAAATCTTTAAAGCGATATGCTCCTCTCCAGGTAGAAACAAAATCAGCAGTTAAAGGTTTCTCCATTTACCCAATTCCTGGGTAAACTGACACTAAGTAACACTTAAAACAGTTAGCCATGAAGTGTCTATGTGTGCACTTTAAAAGATGGCATCACCTCCAAGATGATGTTGACGTGTTGAAAACTAAAACCAAGGCTCTGGACTAAGCAGTCATCTGGAGAACATGTGTGACATAAACAGGAAGTTCTAAACCCGCCTGTGAACTGACCTGAGGCAGCAAACTCTTTTAAGGTGAGGATGGTGACAAGAGGGACATCTGCTAACTTAATGCTCCACATCTGTTGCTGAATATCTCAAAACACTTCCTATAAACTTGCCCCACTACAAGTTACTGTTCTTAATATTTGGAGACTGAAAAGTGTGACTTCaatactaaataattaaaagtagTTATTTTTGTACATAAACAAAATCAGTATCAATATTTGCTTTCTAAATTAGCACAATACAGTATTTAATGAATAGAAATTCTgggataagaaaaaagaaacactgaTATGCACAAGAGCAAAACTGAAACACTAAATACAGATCTACTCTAAATATGCTGGTCTTTTTCAAATGCTTATGTAGACCTGAGAGACACAAGTTACACTACAACACGCAGCCCACCTGTAAAATGGTGGATTTAAAATTACACACTAGAGCAGCAGCACGAAGACAAACGGAACTTGAATATCACCACACAACATCACAAACAATAcctttattatatatgtataaaaaaagcATCGGCTTACCCTTTGTCCTAACTGGCAGGAGCTGCCAAAGTCAACAATTTTGATGGCACTGCGTTTGGGATTGCACAGAAGGATATTTTCAGGCTTTAGGTCGCAGTGAATGATGCTGAGTTCAGGTGTGGCTAGGAATAGCAGTGCTGTACACAGCTGCTGTGCAAACTTGCGTGTCAGGTTCAGTGAGACACCGCGAAAGTTGGTGTTGCGCAGAAGATCATAAAGATTGTAGGAGAGCAGCTCAAACACCAAGCAGAGGTGGTTTCGGAACATGAAGTGCCGTTTTAAATGAACTgtgaagttaaaaataaataaattaattaaaaatgatgttatacatgtattatatatgtaatcacacatgttATAAATAACACTGAAAAAGAGAACACGCTGACCCAAATGTCCAGTCAAGACACAAATGCCTATAAGAGACCTCTAGGCACCTAACCAATGCCAGTCTTCTCACCCCAACAATCCAGTTTATACTAAATTAAGTCAAGAGGAGAATTGAACAAAAATAAGCGATCGATAATCTTAGCTGGACAGGGTCCACTGACAACTTGCAAACCAACACTGACGGTAACCAACTAAATGCTGGCAGGAAAATCTTCCTGAATGcaacttttaacaaaaaagacaaattcaatCAGCAAGCAGATCATTTCAATCCCCCACCTATGTAGTACTTCATTTCAGTATCATGTTTGTTCATGAGCTCCAACAATCGCAGCTCAATTTGAGCTTGGTTCAGAAAGGCCTTCTTGTTCTTGATGATTTTCACAGCCACCCATTCTTGCTCATGGTGATCATATGCCTTCACGACCTGAAAAGTAGCAAACAATTACTCCATTTAACAAGGACAAACTGGCAAATGTAGTCAAAGATTTGCACTAATTTCACAATTAGTACAACAGAAATTGTCATTATTCTTCTGAAATGAATGTGTCACATAATCTACTGAAGTGATCAGGAATGACAGCAGAAGACTTTAGGAAAGCAGTTAATATGAAGGGATTAGCAGAGACAAACTTGGGCCAGGCCTGAAATTGCTTTGAGTTAGCAGAGTCCTAAGAAACAGGAGGCTCTTCTCTGACACCGTGCTGGGTTCAAGCCTTCGGAGGCTGAGCCCTCAAGCCAAGGCATTTACGGTCTAAACCTTGTTATGGGAGTCCTTTTCTTTGGTCAGCAACTTTGGGGGGTGTCCATGATGGAATGGAAAGACACAGAACAAACATTCAATTGACTAGACACTGTTGATTCTAACAAGCAGATGAAGAACATTCTGTGGAGACAACTGTCAGTGAAACCCATAGAGGGGACAACAAACAGTTTGGtgcaaactgtttaaaaaaaaaaaaaaggttaggaGTCAAGGGTCCGCTGCTACGGAACTACAAGGgaaacacaacagaaatagaGATTCAAGTATAATGTCCTCAGCATGAAAAACATACACAAATGTCCAAAAGATTTTTGAAATTGCTATGTAAGCATCAATGTGCTTGGAAATATCCATGGACAGGGAGATACTGAGCATTCCAGAGAAGCAAGAAACAGTGCAACAAAGAGGTAATTAATGGCTGCTTCCTGTCAGCTAGCAGAGTCAGGAAGTGCAAATGTGTGATTcagcttaacacacacacacacacacacacacacacacacacacacacagagtcatgAAATACAGTTCTTGGTGCAAAGTGCTCTTATGCTGAATTAATAAGGGAAATTGATGTTAACAAAGAATACCGCTCTGTGTTTACTGTAAGACATACATCATAATTGTGTGAACAATGCTGAACAGAAGCCATCCAACATCAACCAGAAATGGTTACCGCAAAGGATTTGGCATCCATGAAACATTTCATGTGTTCCTATGCAATTCAACTCTGCAAAggtgaaaacattaaaaatggatgCCTTCTGCTGTACTTGTGATGTCATGCAGATCTTGAAAGAAGCCTCACCTGCCCAAAGGAACCTTTGCCAATGAGTGAATCAATCTCATAGCGGTCCAGCCACTTTTCCCCATTCTTGACTATATAGTCATAGTTGTCATCATCAAAGCCATCATTGTATACTTTCCTCTCCTTTTTGGTGCTGGAATCATCAGGGGGCACCTGCTGAGCACGTCTCTTTTTCTTTGTGTAGTACACCTAgcaaaataatttagaaatacaGTTATAGATTTCAAGATACAGTATAGGACACCCATTCCCTATTCCACTTACGAagctcagggtcacagggaactggtgtctctctcagcagcaccagGTTGGGCATAGCCCTGTAGAGGGTGCCATTACATCACTTGACACCAGACCATCATCAAAGATAAGCGGGTTTGGTTTTGCTTGAAGATGAGGCCTGCTGAAGGTCTATACATATAGTAGGAGTGTATGCAGGCTCCCCACAGACAGTACCCTGCTGGGACACCAAGCCAGAACTCTGGAGCGGTGTGGTAGTGACACTTAGCACTGTGTCAGCACGCTACTCTAGAGACACCTGACACACAAAGTCATACCGTTTTTGAGTTACAATTACAGAGCAGATTAACCAAGGATGCCGTGTTCTCAGTGGGGAGGACCACAATGCATAAAACTGGAGACCTCCTTGGGGGCCACGAGCTGGCAGGGATTCTAGCACAAtttcaaacaaaataataaacaagccCAAGTTCCCCCTTAAAACCTATAAACCAACTCCAGTGGAAGTGTGTAATGGACATTTTTATTGGAGTTGGAAGTGTGTAATGGACATTTTTATTTGTGGTGGTTTTTCATGTTTATACAAAACCACAAGGATGCTCCTAACCTCATTGATGTGCTTGTAAGTCTTTATTAGATCAACAGATAATTTTCTAAGAGGTGCATTGGCTGGATCACGAAATGTTGGGGGAATCCTCCTCTGTAAAATAGTCATGTCTGACAGCACCtaaggaaagaaagaagaatatTTACACTAGAAATGACCCTCAATAGCTCAGGAAAGATCACGTTAACTAATAACAGACACTTCTGGGCTAACCAAACTCAAAGCCTTCTGAATGAACGCAAGGCAGCTCATGTCATTCAACTAATCTTAATtagaagaaaataatcaaaacctTTATTCATTTAAATCGAAGGAGATACCATTGCTGCTCATCATTTTCTAGACAGTCAAAAAGCAATTTAAAGGTTGAGCACACAAAGAACAGCCAAACAAATGAAAGGGATGTCAGCTGCCTCAATTGTATAGCTTGCTACTCTTATTGGATAGAAATATTTACCTctcatttatttgcattaaagaaACTCAAAATGGACTCACATtttaggaaaagaaaggaaattaaaactgttaaaataGAAGGTAAAACACGGAGCTTCACCTGCTGTTGGTCGGCCATGGAGTGAATGTGGCTGAAGGTGGGATGGCTGTGCTGGCTCGACATGGTTGGCTCAGCTGGGGAGAAGCCCAAGGCAACAGGCTGGcagagggaggaggaggaggaggaagaggagggctTGCATCCTGAGCTTCTTCCACCTGTGATTTAATGGGGGAACAAAAGAGAAGATCAGAGTGAGTCAGGTCATTCAAAAGACAATGCACCATGGGCCTTCTGTTCATTTTTCCCAGTAATGCCATTCAACAGAAGCGTCTCCGGCATGTGTAAAAGTGCTCAGATTCAGTTATCCGTTTTAATATTATAACATGCACACACTGAGCAAAAACAAGATCAACTTATATTGAACACAACTGCCAATTTTTTTTGCCAAGACCACCATATTGAAATTGCTAAACAAAAATCTTTACAAGGAATCAACCACAGCAATTACGTAAGAGAGGATAAAAAGTTTAATGCAAAAAGGGAGTCTGAAAAGAGACAGACAAATGTCAGTTAACAGAGGGAGAAGCGCCTACTCAGCGGAGGTtatctgttttactttgaatgaaGACCACCTCACGTAGAAACCTGGAATGTGCCAAGCTGCTCTGCACTATAGACCTTGACACAAGTGTGGTCAGCACATTGGCAGAAGTGTGGTCAGCACATTGGCAGACACAAACACCTCAGAGACATCTTCGTCAGAACTCACTTGTGCTCCTGACTCGTCCGGAGGTAGACCACGGTACTGGGTGGCTACTGCTGGGATGGGCTTCGACCCCTGAAACTCCCAAATTGGATTAGGTGACTCTGACAGACAGATGGCATCTAATAGTTTGTCATGCTTACCCAGATGGGGCAGCACACGAGGAGATGAGAGCGATGAGTGGCAATCACAGACATGCAAGAAGAATGACAAGCAGAGGCTGGCACCAAGAACACAAAAATCTAACAACTTGTACTGTTAGCCCCTACAAGTTGCCTTCTAATACTTAATGATGATAGAAAaagggacagactgctgtcagaGTGGAAACTAAAGTGCGGATGCAGAATTACTTTACCAATAAAGGCTGAATGACATCAAATGTAAAAACAAGAGGAAGGACCAAGccccttacacacacacaccattaacCATCCAAAACTTTGATCGTACTAAAGAGTCGTGACACACATTGTCAGCATTTCTTATCTGCCCAGACTGAGCAGGGACTACTTTATATAGGGGCTACATTATCTCACGCTTGTCAACATGGCGACGGAGAGATGCCACACAAAGGTTGGACACacaagtgagaatttcactgtgcCCGTTACACTTCATAACATCAAGGCAGCCACCACAGCTGCTGGGGCATTTCGACTGAGAATTCAAAAAGTCAACGCTGTACGGATGGCACACAGAAGGTAATATGAGTGACGTCACTAATGGTCCATAGTTCAAAGAACACATGCAGGTAAGTAGCAGACCACCCTAATATGGGAATGAGGGGCCCTGCTAGGAGACAAGATCATCCATTATACTCTCcaacaacaaaacaatatttaaaaagtgaattaaaacattCCTCATCTCATTGTGACCACTTAAACACGCACAAGACATTATTACTGTGTTCAAAGTGAATGTATGTGACCAAAATTAGCAAGTGGGAAACACAGGAAATGACACAAATGCACAGAGCACAGCAACCAGTGCCATCACATCAATCTAGGCATGCACTGCAATATCTAGAATTGCACAATAAATACGAGATTTTAGGGGTCGCTTGAATGACGCAGGTTTCGCTGTTCCATATTCAGAAGTTTAAAATTGACACACAGATGGCAGCTCTTCATGATGGCCTCTTGTGTCCCGATTTGCAAACATGACGCTTGTCTCTTTTGACTTCATCTTCCCCTACGGCTTTCCATGGTTGTAGTAGAATACACCTCGAGGAGTTTGGACGAGAACACGTCATGCAGACCaacaagctcgccagtcctgaCCTTCTTTCTCCCAAATACCAATGTGCTGAGGTCTGACGGTCCCCACTGTCCtattgtccaccacactactcggCCACCAATTCCAAGTGTGAGAAGAGCAACCTTCTAGCGTTTGTGCGAAATGTGTATCCTTGGGTTTCAACcgtgaaaatttcattttaaagtaacagctggagTCCACTGCACTGAATACTTTCAGCGTGTTAAACACGTCCCCTTTTATTGTCGCCTCTTTAAAAAACTCTGTTTCTGAATGTAACATCAAAGAAATATAACCAAGTAAACATGGAAGGAAGGCTGACGACTTGAAACAGGAAGCTGTGAATGGGACTCACAAAGACACATCCTGCATGCAGCACAGCTACTGATGAACTGACGTTCAACATCCCAGCAAGTGCCCTCATCACTCCTCCTCCAATTAAAACACAGCCCACCTTAAAGCCTCCAGTTACAATAAGAAGACTTGTCATCTGCTTGAGGGGAGAAAAACGGCCTCATTACCGGTCATTAACGGACTCAACTGCTTCATTTACCAGTAGTgcgtcttcctcttttcctttaaaATCTTAGCTTAGAAAGTTGTATTAAATGTAAAACTAGCGATGCTCGATTTACCTAAACcgtctttttaattacttcttaaGTGATGCCTTGTGTGACTTTACTCTGTGACTCACTTTAGTGGCCTCCCAGCGCCTTGTCACACAAGAGAGGCTTTTCTTGAAAACCTTTGGCTGTCTGCAGATGGAAGCACACAGTCCAGTCCAActttcttcatccatccatccagccgctgaatccgaacacagggtcacgggggtctgttggggccaatcccagccaacacagggtgcaaggcaggaagccaacCCAGCTCACACATACATCCTTTTGTTGTTAAAGTTTAGATATCACAAAGAAATGTTAACATCAGCAGAGTGAATGGCACACAAGAACGAAATTCACTTGAGATGTGTTTAAACGATCAGCGAGCAGACAGCGATGGCATGTGTCAAAGGCACTGGCCTGGTCTTTGCCTGTTATCTTATGACAGTGTCCCATCAACGGTCACATCACCAACAATAATGAGACGGCTCACAATGAAGTCTGATCAACAGCCTCTCAAGAGAAAAAAGTTGGTCACACACTTTAGGACAGAGGCCACCATCACTGACGACTTGAACTTCATACACAACATACTGGCTACTGTCACAAGTGGGCTCACTGATATCCTTCCTCCCCTGAACATCTACAGGAAGACCACGTGTCCTCATCTGTGCTCACCCACCTCCACAGGTGTGCAGTCGAGTCCATAACTGATGACTACATTACATTCTGGGATGGCATCTGCTCAGCCTGGGGCCACAGGGCATGACAGAGGGTGGTGGGCCTGCTTTTCAAGACTATTAACACTCAGGCCACCACATATGAGGTCAGGGCCATGGGGCTACCCAACACCTATTCACACTGCACGTGTCTAGATCTACTGATCTAtttgaagagcttctgtaaaaagccaaatttccctctggggacaaataaactgCGGTCTAAAAATAAAAGCTGCACTTACTGTCAAGACAAACTTCAAACCTCACTTCCCAAACACGAACCAACTGAGAATAACAGGAATACAAAAAGCAGCACACCACCAACTACATAATATCAACTAGGAAGAAAATGCACAACCACCATCTTGCCATCCCTCCATATCTTGCGAGACAGCCTCCAGCAGGCACCACTCCTCTCTCCATA
This genomic window from Polypterus senegalus isolate Bchr_013 chromosome 12, ASM1683550v1, whole genome shotgun sequence contains:
- the dyrk1b gene encoding dual specificity tyrosine-phosphorylation-regulated kinase 1B isoform X3 → MSSQHSHPTFSHIHSMADQQQVLSDMTILQRRIPPTFRDPANAPLRKLSVDLIKTYKHINEVYYTKKKRRAQQVPPDDSSTKKERKVYNDGFDDDNYDYIVKNGEKWLDRYEIDSLIGKGSFGQVVKAYDHHEQEWVAVKIIKNKKAFLNQAQIELRLLELMNKHDTEMKYYIVHLKRHFMFRNHLCLVFELLSYNLYDLLRNTNFRGVSLNLTRKFAQQLCTALLFLATPELSIIHCDLKPENILLCNPKRSAIKIVDFGSSCQLGQRIYQYIQSRFYRSPEVLLGMPYDLAIDMWSLGCILVEMHTGEPLFSGSNEVDQMNKIVEVLGVPPSHMLDQAPKARKYFDKLSDGLWTVKKNKDIKKVLYPSPSEYKLPATRRLHEILGVETGGPGGRRAGEQGHAPCDYLKFKDLILRMLDYDPKTRITPFYALQHNFFKKTTDEGTNTSSSTSTSPAMDHSHSTSTTSSVSSSGGSSGSSNDNRNYRYSNRYYNSAVTHTDYEMQSPQALTQQQMRLWPGGDGPITNSDAYPQLLLHKTATNQQPRHYSSVLAGSGGGGIIEPHHPHAIYGHHGNGRQLQHRQQQQQLMPISSPQLPDAIELNLTHHHHLAPSSIHHPASNLPSSLDSSQYGSSNLHLGLSAFRTRTVVAPPQDTVVASSGLNYPPYPSSSNNNPQGSGPSLTGQPRSNRPDSEESVMLTVCGSGPPQSTAASS
- the dyrk1b gene encoding dual specificity tyrosine-phosphorylation-regulated kinase 1B isoform X1; translation: MVITSTVEEETSAQGLLASLQTEWISSQESGHCRPRPKRPPKTSGRSSGCKPSSSSSSSSLCQPVALGFSPAEPTMSSQHSHPTFSHIHSMADQQQVLSDMTILQRRIPPTFRDPANAPLRKLSVDLIKTYKHINEVYYTKKKRRAQQVPPDDSSTKKERKVYNDGFDDDNYDYIVKNGEKWLDRYEIDSLIGKGSFGQVVKAYDHHEQEWVAVKIIKNKKAFLNQAQIELRLLELMNKHDTEMKYYIVHLKRHFMFRNHLCLVFELLSYNLYDLLRNTNFRGVSLNLTRKFAQQLCTALLFLATPELSIIHCDLKPENILLCNPKRSAIKIVDFGSSCQLGQRIYQYIQSRFYRSPEVLLGMPYDLAIDMWSLGCILVEMHTGEPLFSGSNEVDQMNKIVEVLGVPPSHMLDQAPKARKYFDKLSDGLWTVKKNKDIKKVLYPSPSEYKLPATRRLHEILGVETGGPGGRRAGEQGHAPCDYLKFKDLILRMLDYDPKTRITPFYALQHNFFKKTTDEGTNTSSSTSTSPAMDHSHSTSTTSSVSSSGGSSGSSNDNRNYRYSNRYYNSAVTHTDYEMQSPQALTQQQMRLWPGGDGPITNSDAYPQLLLHKTATNQQPRHYSSVLAGSGGGGIIEPHHPHAIYGHHGNGRQLQHRQQQQQLMPISSPQLPDAIELNLTHHHHLAPSSIHHPASNLPSSLDSSQYGSSNLHLGLSAFRTRTVVAPPQDTVVASSGLNYPPYPSSSNNNPQGSGPSLTGQPRSNRPDSEESVMLTVCGSGPPQSTAASS
- the dyrk1b gene encoding dual specificity tyrosine-phosphorylation-regulated kinase 1B isoform X2, which codes for MVITSTVEEETSAQGLLASLQTEWISSQESGHCRPRPKRPPKTSGRSSGCKPSSSSSSSSLCQPVALGFSPAEPTMSSQHSHPTFSHIHSMADQQQVLSDMTILQRRIPPTFRDPANAPLRKLSVDLIKTYKHINEVYYTKKKRRAQQVPPDDSSTKKERKVYNDGFDDDNYDYIVKNGEKWLDRYEIDSLIGKGSFGQVVKAYDHHEQEWVAVKIIKNKKAFLNQAQIELRLLELMNKHDTEMKYYIVHLKRHFMFRNHLCLVFELLSYNLYDLLRNTNFRGVSLNLTRKFAQQLCTALLFLATPELSIIHCDLKPENILLCNPKRSAIKIVDFGSSCQLGQRIYQYIQSRFYRSPEVLLGMPYDLAIDMWSLGCILVEMHTGEPLFSGSNEVDQMNKIVEVLGVPPSHMLDQAPKARKYFDKLSDGLWTVKKNKDIKKEYKLPATRRLHEILGVETGGPGGRRAGEQGHAPCDYLKFKDLILRMLDYDPKTRITPFYALQHNFFKKTTDEGTNTSSSTSTSPAMDHSHSTSTTSSVSSSGGSSGSSNDNRNYRYSNRYYNSAVTHTDYEMQSPQALTQQQMRLWPGGDGPITNSDAYPQLLLHKTATNQQPRHYSSVLAGSGGGGIIEPHHPHAIYGHHGNGRQLQHRQQQQQLMPISSPQLPDAIELNLTHHHHLAPSSIHHPASNLPSSLDSSQYGSSNLHLGLSAFRTRTVVAPPQDTVVASSGLNYPPYPSSSNNNPQGSGPSLTGQPRSNRPDSEESVMLTVCGSGPPQSTAASS